The Bubalus bubalis isolate 160015118507 breed Murrah chromosome 1, NDDB_SH_1, whole genome shotgun sequence genome includes a region encoding these proteins:
- the LOC102401139 gene encoding soma ferritin-like isoform X1: protein MASQAKGLLSEECRDALNQVASYELHVSDAYLSMACYYIEDPEAPTFHTFFQDQADVKREHAKQFIKYLRKYKCKICLPVIKQRPDIDNWGTGKQALLSALQLENELNKLLQDLKASASRNRETNLLRFMKKFLDEQTRNISYLEYQLNYQKELEMSTQSEGQPENAAGTSAAAGQETESAGNSPSPPAQKVPKSAP, encoded by the exons ATGGCATCCCAGGCAAAGGGCCTTCTTTCTGAAGAATGCAGGGATGCTCTTAATCAAGTAGCATCTTACGAGCTGCATGTCAGTGATGCTTATTTATCTATG GCCTGTTATTACATTGAAGATCCAGAAGCGCCTACTTTTCATACATTCTTCCAAGACCAAGCTGATGTGAAGAGGGAGCATGCAAAGCAGTTcataaaatatctaagaaaataTAAGTGTAAAATCTGCCTTCCGGTGATTAAG CAGAGGCCTGATATAGATAACTGGGGAACTGGTAAACAAGCTCTACTGTCTGCTCTGCAGTTGGAGAATGAGTTAAACAAGCTCCTGCAAGACCTGAAGGCCTCAGCTTCTAGGAATAGAGAAACCAAT ctCTTACGCTTCATGAAAAAGTTCCTGGATGAACAGACCAGGAACATAAGCTATCTGGAATACCAGCTTAACTATCAGAAGGAGTTGGAAATGTCAACCCAGAGTGAAGGACAGCCTGAAAATGCCGCTGGAACATCTGCAGCAGCAGGTCAAGAGACAGAATCTGCAGGCAACTCTCCAAGTCCTCCTGCCCAGAAGGTCCCAAAGTCAGCTCCTTAA
- the LOC102401139 gene encoding soma ferritin-like isoform X2, translated as MASQAKGLLSEECRDALNQVASYELHVSDAYLSMACYYIEDPEAPTFHTFFQDQADVKREHAKQFIKYLRKYKCKICLPVIKRPDIDNWGTGKQALLSALQLENELNKLLQDLKASASRNRETNLLRFMKKFLDEQTRNISYLEYQLNYQKELEMSTQSEGQPENAAGTSAAAGQETESAGNSPSPPAQKVPKSAP; from the exons ATGGCATCCCAGGCAAAGGGCCTTCTTTCTGAAGAATGCAGGGATGCTCTTAATCAAGTAGCATCTTACGAGCTGCATGTCAGTGATGCTTATTTATCTATG GCCTGTTATTACATTGAAGATCCAGAAGCGCCTACTTTTCATACATTCTTCCAAGACCAAGCTGATGTGAAGAGGGAGCATGCAAAGCAGTTcataaaatatctaagaaaataTAAGTGTAAAATCTGCCTTCCGGTGATTAAG AGGCCTGATATAGATAACTGGGGAACTGGTAAACAAGCTCTACTGTCTGCTCTGCAGTTGGAGAATGAGTTAAACAAGCTCCTGCAAGACCTGAAGGCCTCAGCTTCTAGGAATAGAGAAACCAAT ctCTTACGCTTCATGAAAAAGTTCCTGGATGAACAGACCAGGAACATAAGCTATCTGGAATACCAGCTTAACTATCAGAAGGAGTTGGAAATGTCAACCCAGAGTGAAGGACAGCCTGAAAATGCCGCTGGAACATCTGCAGCAGCAGGTCAAGAGACAGAATCTGCAGGCAACTCTCCAAGTCCTCCTGCCCAGAAGGTCCCAAAGTCAGCTCCTTAA
- the LOC102401139 gene encoding soma ferritin-like isoform X3, with protein sequence MASQAKGLLSEECRDALNQVASYELHACYYIEDPEAPTFHTFFQDQADVKREHAKQFIKYLRKYKCKICLPVIKQRPDIDNWGTGKQALLSALQLENELNKLLQDLKASASRNRETNLLRFMKKFLDEQTRNISYLEYQLNYQKELEMSTQSEGQPENAAGTSAAAGQETESAGNSPSPPAQKVPKSAP encoded by the exons ATGGCATCCCAGGCAAAGGGCCTTCTTTCTGAAGAATGCAGGGATGCTCTTAATCAAGTAGCATCTTACGAGCTGCAT GCCTGTTATTACATTGAAGATCCAGAAGCGCCTACTTTTCATACATTCTTCCAAGACCAAGCTGATGTGAAGAGGGAGCATGCAAAGCAGTTcataaaatatctaagaaaataTAAGTGTAAAATCTGCCTTCCGGTGATTAAG CAGAGGCCTGATATAGATAACTGGGGAACTGGTAAACAAGCTCTACTGTCTGCTCTGCAGTTGGAGAATGAGTTAAACAAGCTCCTGCAAGACCTGAAGGCCTCAGCTTCTAGGAATAGAGAAACCAAT ctCTTACGCTTCATGAAAAAGTTCCTGGATGAACAGACCAGGAACATAAGCTATCTGGAATACCAGCTTAACTATCAGAAGGAGTTGGAAATGTCAACCCAGAGTGAAGGACAGCCTGAAAATGCCGCTGGAACATCTGCAGCAGCAGGTCAAGAGACAGAATCTGCAGGCAACTCTCCAAGTCCTCCTGCCCAGAAGGTCCCAAAGTCAGCTCCTTAA